The Desulfobulbaceae bacterium nucleotide sequence AGCACCGGCATCGGCAATCACGTTACCTACCTTGACCAGGACAAAGTTCTTGGCGAGCGCGACTTCAGATTTCAGAACGTTGAGCATGCCACCGGGGCCGTCATTTACCGCAATATTGTTGCTTACAATCTGGGTCGAGGCATTGGCTGTAATCATTTTGCCACCTCATTTTTGCTGGGCAATGAGGTGTATGGCAACGATGATTCGTCATTAACAGAAAGTCCGGGACCCGGTATCGGTGTAAAACATGGTGCCGCCCCCAATATTGTTCACGACAACCCCTATGGCGGCATAAAAGGCAAACAGGGTGTCAACCAGGGAAAGTTTCCGGTTGATTATCCGCCGCGCCCCATTATTCGCTCGAATGTCGTCTTTCGTAATGGCAAGCAGCAGCCTAATATTGCCTGTAGCAGTTGCGGCACGGATGAGCTTCCCGTTATCATTGCCAACAACTTCATCTTTGACACTGGGGCAGTCGGCATTAACCTTGGCAATGGCTCTATTGGAGTCATTGCCAACAATATCGTAACAAGTGGGCAATCTAAAGGAATTGTTGTTCGGAACAGCAGGGTAAGCAAGTTGGTTGGCAATGTTGTTTTGGGCGCTAAAGATACAGCTTTTTTCATTTCAGATGATTCCGAAATTGCCTTGGCGGAAAAAAACAGACCCACCCCACAGTTCAAGAACAGATAGATTGTTAAGAACTTTACCTTTTATTGGAATGATCCAACTTCGAGTTATAACTCTCTGCTTCATACTGCTCTCCGTTCAGGCCTGTGCTGTTGTGGATTTGGCTGGAGACACTGTCGTTTTTGCAGGAAAGGTTGTCACCACTACGGTAAAAACAACCGGTTCAGTGTTAATGACCACTGGAGAAGTTGCTGGTGCCGGAATACGATATTTCACCGGCAGCCGAACAATTGATCTGGAACAAATTGGCAATAGTTATTTTCTGGAGGCAAAAATAAACGGCAAACACAAGGCGAAACTGATGCTCGACACTGGCTCAAGCAGTGTTCTTATTTCTCCGGCCTTTGCTGAAAAAATAGGTCTGAAACTCTCTCAATGCGGTGGCATGAGCGCAACCCTTGCTGATGGCTCCAGTGTCGCCTCGCAATCGGCAGTTCTCGATACGGTTAAGGTTGGAAGTGTCAGTGTTGATAAGGTTTCAGCCAACGTCATTTCAACAAGTACAACACAAAGCTATGACGGACTGTTAGGGATGTCCTTTCTTCAAAAGTTCATATTCACGATTGACACAGAGAAAAAAATCCTGATCCTTAAACACAAAAAAACGTGAAAGCCTATCGGCCCGCTTTTCCAACTATTTGCCACCAAAGATTTTTGGAAATCTGTGTAGCTTTGCTGATTTGCTCCGGGGTCATTTTCTGAACTGTTTCCATCAAGGCTTTTTGGAACTCTGCTACGCCTTGTGCTGCCGCTATATCATACCAGGCACAGCACTGACTCAGATCGGGATCAACACCAATACCGTCACAATAATATCACCAAAGACAGCTGATTTTTTCAGGGAGTCAGCCGCCAAACTATTCAGTGCAGAGATCAGCCCGGCAATCAGGATCAGTGTTGTAAATATTTTGACCATAGTTACTTTTTTGATTCCTTAAACTGCCGACATCGTCGGTTGACACCGTAAATTCTTCTTTATGTTTCTTCTTGTATTTCGTAAGGTACAGTGCTCAGTAACATACATGATTGAGAGAGTATCAACAACTCAAGATGCGGATTCAAACACAATATCAACTCAGTAATACCGGGAAGCACCATGGAAAAGTCGAAATCTTTTGAGGAACGTTATGTTGAGGGGGAAACCCCTTGGGAACTCAACCGGGCCGACGGCAATCTGATTAGTGTAATCGATGCCCACAATATTGCCAGCGGCATGGCCCTCGATATCGGTTGCGGTTCAGGGGATAATGTCATCTGGCTGGTTCAGCGGGGGTTTACGGTGGTCGGCTGTGACTCATCGCCTACCGCCATTGAACAGGCCCAGTACAAAACCTCAAAGGCAGGCATTAACTGTAGTTTACACGCCTTAGACTTTCTTGCTGAACCAGTCCCGTTGTCGCCTTTCGACTTTATTTTTGACCGCGGCTGCTTTCACAGCGTCGATGAACATGCCAGGCAGGTTTTCG carries:
- a CDS encoding right-handed parallel beta-helix repeat-containing protein — translated: MPYLFIVSIFYLPTFFPHDCLAGDNAYSLEDSIVSALAAADDIAKPLLNVSFHNGRQLVVPDQFTSIQDALDAANSGDTVIVKPGTYYERLFVRDGIKLTSFEGDAGNSLQAVDGAMTMLPRRTGRTIIDGAKDQSSPVAMLTFSTGASRNTIVDGFTIQNLPNENHHNPGHSHAVNLRGASPVIMNCYVVNNGSTGIGNHVTYLDQDKVLGERDFRFQNVEHATGAVIYRNIVAYNLGRGIGCNHFATSFLLGNEVYGNDDSSLTESPGPGIGVKHGAAPNIVHDNPYGGIKGKQGVNQGKFPVDYPPRPIIRSNVVFRNGKQQPNIACSSCGTDELPVIIANNFIFDTGAVGINLGNGSIGVIANNIVTSGQSKGIVVRNSRVSKLVGNVVLGAKDTAFFISDDSEIALAEKNRPTPQFKNR
- a CDS encoding clan AA aspartic protease, producing the protein MIQLRVITLCFILLSVQACAVVDLAGDTVVFAGKVVTTTVKTTGSVLMTTGEVAGAGIRYFTGSRTIDLEQIGNSYFLEAKINGKHKAKLMLDTGSSSVLISPAFAEKIGLKLSQCGGMSATLADGSSVASQSAVLDTVKVGSVSVDKVSANVISTSTTQSYDGLLGMSFLQKFIFTIDTEKKILILKHKKT
- a CDS encoding class I SAM-dependent methyltransferase, coding for MEKSKSFEERYVEGETPWELNRADGNLISVIDAHNIASGMALDIGCGSGDNVIWLVQRGFTVVGCDSSPTAIEQAQYKTSKAGINCSLHALDFLAEPVPLSPFDFIFDRGCFHSVDEHARQVFAARCAENLTEKGLWLSLIGNADQVRKEGGPPQLSASQITSVIEPHFKILRISAALFDSELDPPPRCWICLMQRR